A section of the Choristoneura fumiferana chromosome 5, NRCan_CFum_1, whole genome shotgun sequence genome encodes:
- the LOC141427783 gene encoding odorant receptor 85b-like: MKIIFRKQSTTYCKSIGYFIEMKSQINEIPKPKYKSFDDTFKLCSFALAVGLLYPNKRNLLIRAILFICVLLFHFWSLFWYIWYTTKCLVKLDIYNSTRNITLGIIIVLFLFKTVYVNLKTATFAEVLKQITKDLLKGNDMEEDYQDIYDYFIKQGKLGQSFYVFIPSLLSFMFPIYSGIAMVGGSLKNDNFTKYMVHEMDLKYVEDKQYDSPYFELIFAYYSTASFILLPNYVGFDGSFCIVTSHLRLKLKLISHSIQRAFQDSSNTAELKARLNNCIKDHQEALDFYVLIQKMYGGWLFAVFLLTSFLISCNLYQIYLVGIDPKYTLFAFTGVFHMYTPCHFASSLIAVGEEISTEIYCAKWESWEDPAITKLIIFIIARSQKTLLLTGLNIVVFNMNSFVSLMQTSYSFFTLITR; the protein is encoded by the exons ATGAAAATCATTTTTCGTAAACAGTCGACTACTTACTGTAAAAGTATCGGGTATTTTATCGAAATGAAGTCACAGATAAATGAAATTCCGAAACCAAAATACAAAAGTTTCGATGATACCTTCAAGTTATGTTCATTTGCTCTAGCCGTTGGTCTACTTTATCCAAATAAACGAAATCTCCTTATAAGAGCAATATTGTTTATATGCGTCTTACTGTTCCATTTCTGGTCTCTATTCTGGTACATATGGTATACTACTAAATGCTTAGTGAAACTTGATATATATAATTCTACAAGGAATATCACACTTGGGATAATTATTGTACTCTTCCTGTTCAAAACTGTTTATGTAAATTTGAAAACTGCAACGTTTGCGGAAGTTTTGAAGCAAATAACCAAAGACTTGTTAAAAGGGAATGACATGGAGGAAGACTACCAAGATATTTACGATTACTTCATAAAACAAGGCAAACTCGGTCAGTCATTTTACGTATTCATTCCCAGTTTACTAAGCTTTATGTTTCCTATATACTCGGGAATAGCCATGGTTGGTGGGAGTTTAAAGAACGATAATTTCACAAAATACATGGTACATGAGATGGATTTAAAATACGTGGAAGATAAGCAATACGACTCTCCTTACTTTGAGTTGATCTTTGCATACTACTCGACGGCAAGCTTCATTCTGCTTCCGAATTATGTTGGATTCGATGGTTCGTTCTGTATTGTCACTAGCCACTTACGTTTAAAGTTAAAACTGATATCACACAGTATCCAAAGAGCTTTTCAAGATTCAAGCAATACCGCGGAATTAAAAGCCAGGTTGAATAATTGTATAAAGGATCACCAAGAAGCGTTGGATTTCTACGTTTTAATCCAGAAGATGTACGGAGGCTGGCTTTTTGCCGTGTTCCTGTTGACTTCTTTCCTGATCTCCTGCAACTTGTATCAGATTTATCTGGTCGGGATCGACCCGAAGTATACATTATTTGCTTTCACTGGAGTGTTTCACATGTATACACCGTGTCATTTTGCCAGCAGCTTAATTGCG gtGGGGGAAGAAATTAGCACAGAGATTTACTGCGCCAAATGGGAGTCCTGGGAGGATCCCGCGATTACTAAactcatcatcttcatcatagCGAGATCACAGAAAACGCTGCTGCTTACTGGACTGAACATCGTTGTCTTCAATATGAATTCCTTTGTGTCTTTGATGCAAACATCCTACTCTTTTTTCACTTTGATTACCAGATAA